The following coding sequences lie in one Dunckerocampus dactyliophorus isolate RoL2022-P2 chromosome 4, RoL_Ddac_1.1, whole genome shotgun sequence genomic window:
- the LOC129180224 gene encoding leucine-rich repeat transmembrane neuronal protein 4 isoform X2, with translation MRRSRHRASMGLPVLCRWLVFIAVVPAWLLAAPNTIRERPCPQSCRCDGKIIYCESNAFRDVPSNVSVGTQGLSLRYNSLMNLRAHQFAGLSQLVWLYLDHNYISSVDGQALHGIRRLKELILSSNKITLLKNNTFHDVPNLRNLDLSYNKLQVLQPNQFVGLRKLLSLHLRSNSLKTVPMRVFLDCRNLEFLDIGYNRLRSLTRNAFAGLFKLVELHLEHNQFSKVNFAHFPRLTNLRALYLQWNRIKMLTQGLPWMWTSLQKLDLSGNELQTLDPSTFQCLPNLQTLNLDSNKLNNVSQQTVETWISLTTISLAGNLWYCNPNICPLVDWLKAFKGNKETTMICTGPKEAQGEKVNDVVETYNICTITPSPITSTKAPLTSAFQTEQLPLPTQPEVDKKLEENRTASPTPSQASPSIPLPDSEYVSFHKIIAGSVALLLSVAIILLVIYVSWKRYPSSIKQLQQRSSVKKRQKKARETERSLNSPLQEYYVDYKPTHSETMDVLVNGTGPYTYTISGSRECEV, from the exons ATGAGGAGGAGCCGACACCGCGCAAGTATGG gACTTCCTGTGCTTTGCAGATGGCTTGTATTCATAGCGGTGGTGCCTGCCTGGCTGCTGGCGGCTCCAAACACCATCCGTGAGCGTCCCTGCCCTCAGAGCTGTAGATGTGATGGCAAAATAATCTACTGTGAATCCAATGCTTTTCGTGACGTGCCAAGCAATGTGTCTGTGGGAACACAGGGACTCTCGCTGCGTTACAACAGCCTAATGAACCTAAGGGCCCACCAGTTTGCAGGCCTCagtcaactggtttggctgtacCTCGACCACAATTACATCAGCTCCGTGGATGGCCAAGCGCTCCACGGCATACGCAGGCTCAAAGAACTGATTCTCAGCTCCAATAAGATCACTCTGCTTAAAAACAACACTTTCCACGATGTTCCCAACTTGCGCAATCTCGACCTTTCCTACAATAAACTACAGGTACTCCAGCCGAATCAATTTGTGGGTTTAAGGAAGTTGCTCAGTTTACACTTGAGGTCAAATTCGTTAAAAACTGTCCCAATGCGGGTTTTTCTTGACTGTCGTAATCTGGAATTCCTAGATATTGGCTACAACAGGCTACGGAGTCTTACTCGCAACGCCTTCGCCGGACTCTTTAAGCTTGTCGAGTTGCATTTGGAGCACAATCAGTTTTCCAAGGTCAACTTTGCTCATTTCCCTCGCCTGACCAACCTGAGGGCGCTGTATTTGCAATGGAACCGCATCAAAATGCTGACGCAGGGCCTACCGTGGATGTGGACTTCCCTGCAAAAGCTGGACCTGTCTGGAAACGAACTTCAGACCTTGGATCCAAGTACGTTCCAATGCCTGCCCAACCTCCAGACGCTTAACCTCGACTCCAACAAACTGAACAATGTGTCTCAGCAGACAGTGGAGACTTGGATCTCTCTCACCACCATAAGTTTGGCGGGTAACCTGTGGTACTGTAACCCTAACATATGTCCTCTAGTGGACTGGCTCAAGGCCTTCAAAGGGAACAAGGAGACCACTATGATCTGTACAGGCCCTAAGGAGGCACAGGGAGAGAAAGTGAATGATGTGGTGGAGACTTATAACATTTGCACAATAACGCCGAGCCCCATTACCTCAACAAAGGCACCTCTCACGTCTGCATTTCAAACTGAACAGCTCCCTCTTCCCACACAGCCTGAAGTGGATAAGAAGCTTGAAGAGAACAGGACAGCCTCCCCTACCCCTTCCCAGGCCTCCCCTTCCATTCCTTTACCAGATTCCGAGTATGTGTCCTTCCATAAGATCATAGCTGGAAGCGTGGCCCTTCTGCTGTCTGTGGCTATAATCCTACTTGTTATTTACGTCTCATGGAAGCGCTATCCCAGCAGCATCAAGCAACTTCAGCAGCGCTCCTCGGTTAAAAAGCGGCAGAAAAAGGCTCGGGAGACTGAGCGCTCCCTTAATTCGCCACTGCAAGAGTATTACGTGGACTACAAGCCTACACACTCAGAGACAATGGATGTGCTGGTTAATGGGACAGGACCTTACACATACACCATCTCAGGCTCCAGGGAATGCGAGGTATGA